One genomic region from Argentina anserina chromosome 2, drPotAnse1.1, whole genome shotgun sequence encodes:
- the LOC126782950 gene encoding uncharacterized protein LOC126782950 — protein MVQHTIDSKTNEYGLGTTEADLSVHDKQSSVPIKKTVLRTLQYDNKVAVPSSAASSSPSKDKIPNTAPRVSGTKRPLSECQMFPPELKPHSTSSAHCSLVYVRRKSEADAVRSSTNNNSSINDVGQVSRKLSTQEEKTGTVSQTKEPKIQSSNDTGNNNADSEVMRISHQEADPRPISQEKEPEVQSANDNANVDADCEVSKIISHQEAGTGSVSQTKEPEVHSANGNANVNADYEGERRISHQEAGARPISQKEQPEVHSANENASNNADFQVSRKLSNQEASTGSISQKKELEVHVTKDNAGMNADCEVLRKISQHEAGTGPISQTKDLKLHCASDNARTNGDCEVSMTVSNQKAAIGPISQTKEPKVHFANDNASIKADCQVLRVNSHQDASTRPISQPKQPTNHGIPEVAPFPRDATAIPPGKPSVSLPHSKSDVRGAPAGSNCQPLASATPSLGNSKGLRSMDGEEGFHQLHMLLSKLDQSDHEDYLKMLRSLSSVELSRHAVELEKRSIQLSLEEAKELKRVAILNVLGKPTKPFKVPLNSSRKI, from the exons ATGGTTCAGCATACGATAGATTCTAAAACCAATGAATATGGGCTTGGAACTACTGAAGCCGACTTGTCTGTGCATGATAAGCAGTCATCAGTTCCTATAAAGAAGACAGTTTTAAGAACGCTGCAATATGACAATAAAGTTGCAGTGCCCAGCTCTGCCGCAAGCTCTTCCCCGTCTAAAGATAAGATACCTAATACTGCCCCTAGAGTTTCTGGCACCAAAAGACCTTTATCTGAGTGCCAGATGTTCCCTCCTGAACTGAAACCCCACAGTACTAGTTCTGCACATTGTTCTCTTGTCTATGTTCGTAGGAAATCAGAAGCTGACGCAGTCAGAAGTAGCACCAAcaataattcaagcattaatGATGTTGGTCAGGTGTCGAGGAAACTTAGCACCCAAGAGGAGAAAACCGGAACGGTATCCCAAACAAAGGAGCCAAAAATTCAGAGTTCCAATGATACTGGAAACAATAATGCTGATTCTGAAGTGATGAGAATAAGCCACCAAGAGGCAGACCCCAGACCCATATCCCAAGAAAAGGAGCCAGAAGTTCAGAGTGCTAATGACAATGCAAACGTTGATGCTGATTGTGAGGTGTCAAAGATAATAAGCCACCAAGAGGCAGGCACTGGATCCGTATCCCAAACAAAAGAGCCAGAAGTTCATAGTGCTAACGGTAATGCAAACGTTAATGCTGATTATGAAGGGGAGAGGAGAATTAGCCACCAAGAGGCAGGCGCCAGACCAATATCCCAAAAAGAGCAGCCAGAAGTTCATTCTGCTAATGAAAATGCAAGCAATAATGCCGATTTTCAGGTATCAAGGAAACTCAGTAATCAAGAGGCAAGCACCGGATCAATATCCCAAAAAAAGGAGCTGGAAGTTCATGTTACTAAAGATAATGCAGGCATGAATGCTGATTGTGAGGTGTTGAGGAAAATTAGCCAGCACGAGGCAGGCACCGGACCCATTTCCCAGACAAAGGATCTGAAACTTCATTGTGCTAGTGATAATGCAAGAACTAATGGTGATTGTGAGGTATCGATGACAGTTAGCAACCAAAAGGCAGCCATTGGACCCATATCCCAAACAAAGGAGCCAAAAGTTCATTTTGCTAATGATAATGCAAGCATTAAGGCTGATTGTCAGGTATTGAGGGTAAATAGTCACCAGGACGCAAGCACCAGACCCATATCTCAACCAAAGCAGCCAACAAATCATGGCATTCCGGAAGTTGCACCTTTTCCAAGAGACGCTACCGCCATCCCTCCTGGAAAACCTTCAGTTTCTCTGCCACATAGTAAATCTGATGTAAGAGGGGCGCCGGCAGGATCCAATTGCCAACCCCTTGCTTCTGCTACCCCTTCATTGGGTAATTCGAAGGGACTCAGAAGTATGGATGGGGAAGAGGGGTTTCATCAACTGCATATGCTATTGAGCAAATTGGACCAATCAGACCATGAGGATTATCTCAAGA TGCTGCGGTCACTCTCCTCGGTTGAACTAAGCAGACATGCGGTTGAGTTGGAAAAGAGATCGATACAGCTCTCACTGGAGGAAG CAAAAGAGTTGAAGCGAGTTGCGATCTTGAATGTTCTGGGAAAACCTACGAAGCCTTTTAAAGTGCCCCTCAACTCTTCAAGAAAGATCTGA
- the LOC126784045 gene encoding zinc finger protein ZAT3 yields MNNNPPFNSRHPTPPPSPPPPPPPIQTQPHHSPNDVVPSPTPVAFASSSSTSFNISDSSALQQQQPQQQNPRKKRSKLTRPDADDNPENKRPRPAKKPDPTAPKITTPCSECGRKFWSWKALFGHMRCHPERHWRGIQPPPDFQRTDSPSSSSPVQCFPEIETSMSEDDHDAASSLLILAGGTDQTTQLLPGTSGCRENDSGGCRFECSSCKKVFGSHQALGGHRASHKNVKGCFANTKSDMDADEEHHEHSNVAVVASRSYGVDDSNADDVTESGHQCSICWRVFSSGQALGGHKRCHWEKAEEGSVVMTQVGMSSNVNNSGGLDLNLPASAAASAAAAAASAPASEDDQCSSYSSAGLGLDLRLGL; encoded by the coding sequence ATGAACAACAATCCCCCCTTCAATTCCCGACACCCAACTCCACCCCCatctccgccgccgccgccgccgccaatCCAAACTCAACCCCACCACTCCCCAAACGACGTCGTTCCCAGCCCTACCCCCGTCGCATTCGCCTCTTCATCTTCTACTTCCTTCAACATTTCAGACAGCAGTGCcctacaacaacaacaaccccAACAGCAAAACCCTAGGAAGAAGCGGTCTAAACTGACGAGGCCCGACGCCGATGACAACCCGGAAAACAAGCGGCCCAGGCCGGCGAAGAAGCCAGACCCTACTGCTCCGAAGATTACCACGCCGTGCAGCGAGTGCGGCCGCAAGTTCTGGTCGTGGAAGGCTCTCTTTGGCCACATGCGCTGCCATCCCGAGCGTCACTGGCGCGGTATCCAACCGCCGCCGGATTTCCAACGCACCGATTCGCCTTCGTCGTCGAGCCCGGTTCAGTGTTTTCCCGAGATAGAGACCTCCATGAGCGAAGACGACCACGACGCTGCTTCTAGCCTCTTAATTCTAGCTGGCGGCACTGACCAAACTACACAACTTCTTCCTGGTACTAGTGGTTGTCGGGAAAACGACTCAGGCGGCTGTCGTTTCGAGTGTTCCAGTTGCAAGAAGGTGTTCGGATCCCACCAGGCCTTGGGCGGCCACAGGGCGAGCCACAAGAATGTGAAGGGTTGCTTTGCGAATACAAAGAGTGATATGGATGCTGATGAGGAGCATCATGAGCATAGTAATGTGGCAGTAGTAGCTAGTCGTAGCTATGGGGTTGATGATAGTAATGCTGATGATGTTACGGAGTCGGGGCATCAGTGTAGCATTTGCTGGAGGGTGTTTTCGAGTGGGCAAGCTTTGGGTGGGCACAAGAGGTGTCATTGGGAGAAAGCGGAAGAGGGTTCGGTGGTGATGACACAAGTTGGGATGAGCAGTAATGTTAACAATTCTGGTGGGCTGGACTTGAACTTGCCTGCTTCTGCTGCTGCCTCTGCTGCTGCGGCTGCTGCTTCTGCTCCTGCGAGTGAAGATGATCAATGCTCGTCCTATTCGTCGGCTGGCCTGGGTTTGGATTTGAGGTTGGGTCTTTGA